TTCCTTTACCTTCACAACTCATACATACACGACGGTTCACGACACGCCCAAAAGGCGTGTTTTGCACTTGTTCTTGTTGACCTGTGCCGTGACATATCTGACATGTTTCAGGCTTAGTCCCTGGTTTTGCTCCCGAACCGAGACATGTGTCACATTCCTCTTCTTTTGGAATGCGAATTTCCGTTTCTTTACCGAAAACGGCCTCTTCAAAATCAATGGTCATGGTGTATTGTAGGTCATTTCCCTGCCTTGGTGCGTTCGGATTTCTTCTGCCACCACCACCGAAGAACATATCAAAGATATCGCCAAAGTCACCAAAGTCTGCACCACCAGCACCGCCAAATCCTTGGTTAGGTTCTGCAGTGCCAAAGCGATCATAGTTCGCTCTTTTTTGGTCATCACTTAGGACATCGTAAGCTTCTTTTACCTCTTTAAACTTCGCTTCTGCGTCTCCTGCTTTATTCACGTCTGGATGGTACTGACGAGCGAGTTTTCGATATGCTTTTTTGATTTCATCTGATCCGGCGTCTTTTGATACGCCCAGAATGTCATAGTAATCTTTTTTGCTCATCCTATCCACTCCCGATTATCGCATAAAAATTATCATATCACGTTGCATAAAAAAGTCAAAGCCAAGATGTCCTGACTTTGACTTTTTTTACCGTCGGCTTACTTTTTCTCCTCATCATTTACGTCTTCATACTCAGCATCGACGACGTTATCGTCAGCCTTTTGACCTTCTTGGTCTTGACCTGCTTCACCTTGAGCCTCAGCTTGTTGCGCGGCTTGCTCATATAGCTTAACGGAGAGCTGCTGAACGATTTCTTCTAGTGCTTCTTTCTTAGACTTAATCTCTTCAACGTCTGTACCTTCAATTGCTTGCTTCAACGCGTCTTTAGCTTCGTTTGCTTTATCAATCTCTGCCTGGTCTACCTGCTCCCCAAGATCTTTGATTGTCTTTTCTGTTGTGTGTATGAGATGATCCGCCTCATTGCGAAGATCGACCTCTTCTTTGCGTTTGCGGTCTTCCTCTGCGTTTGCTTCTGCATCCTTAACCATATTTTCAATCTCTTCATCAGATAAACCACTAGAAGAGGTGATCGTAATATTTTGTTCTTTACCCGTTCCTTTGTCTTTGGCAGATACGTTAACGATACCGTTCGCATCAATATCGAAGCTGACTTCAATCTGTGGTACTCCTCTTGGTGCTGGAGGAATATCCGTTAACTGGAAGCGCCCCAATGTTTTGTTGTACGCTGCCATCTCACGTTCACCCTGTAGCACATGGATGTCAACTGATGTTTGGTTATCAGCAGCTGTAGAGAATACTTGAGACTGGCTCGTTGGGATCGTTGTGTTACGTTCGATCATTTTCGTGAAGACGCCACCTTGTGTTTCAATACCCAGGGATAACGGGGTCACATCTAGTAGTACAACGTCCTTCACATCACCTGAGAGCACGCCTGCTTGGATTGCTGCACCGAGGGCTACCACTTCATCAGGGTTAACACCTTTGTGAGGGTCCTTACCTGTGAGTTTCTTAATTTCTTCTTGTACGGCAGGAATTCGAGTAGATCCCCCAACAAGCACAATTTTATCGATATCTGTTGGTGTAAGTTCAGCATCTTTCAGCGCACGTCGTGTTGGCTCCAACGTACGTTCAACTAAGTCTTCACTTAACTCTTCAAATTTTGCTCTAGTCAGTGACACCTCTAAGTGTTTAGGTCCGCTTGCATCCGCTGTGATGAACGGTAGAGAAATTTGAGTGGACGTGACACCGGATAAATCTTTCTTTGCTTTTTCAGCTGCATCCTTTAGGCGCTGTAAAGCCATTTTATCTTGGCTTAGGTCCACGCCATTTTCTTTTTTGAATTCGTCGACAAGATGGTCAATAATCACTTGGTCAAAGTCATCCCCACCAAGTTTGTTGTCACCGCTCGTCGCTTTTACTTCGAAGAATCCGTCTCCTAACTCAAGAATAGAGACGTCGAATGTCCCTCCACCAAGGTCGTAAACGAGAATCGTTTGGTCGTCCTCTTTGTCAAGACCGTATGCTAGTGCTGCAGCTGTTGGCTCGTTAACGATACGCTCAACTTCTAGACCAGCGATACGACCTGCATCCTTTGTCGCTTGTCTTTGTGCGTCGTTAAAGTAGGCTGGTACTGTAATGACAGCTTTTTCTACTTTTTCTCCTAAGTACGCTTCTGCATCAGCTTTTAACTTCTGAAGAATAATAGCGGAAATCTCTTGAGGCGTATACTCCTTACCTTCAATATCCTCTTTATGATTCGTTCCCATATGACGCTTAATAGAGATAACTGTATTTGGATTTGTGATCGCTTGGCGCTTGGCGACCTCTCCTACTTGACGTTCGCCGTCCTTAAAAGCGACGACAGATGGTGTTGTACGGCTTCCTTCCGCGTTAGGAATGACAACCGCTTCTCCACCTTCCATCACTGCGACACATGAGTTCGTCGTTCCTAAGTCAATACCAATTACTTTACTCATTTGTTCATCCTCCTGTTCCTTATGTCAATTTGCTATTATCAAAGTAAAAATTGTTAAGTTAAGTATCATTTCAAAGATGGGCGACTCAAG
This is a stretch of genomic DNA from Caldalkalibacillus salinus. It encodes these proteins:
- the dnaJ gene encoding molecular chaperone DnaJ, which encodes MSKKDYYDILGVSKDAGSDEIKKAYRKLARQYHPDVNKAGDAEAKFKEVKEAYDVLSDDQKRANYDRFGTAEPNQGFGGAGGADFGDFGDIFDMFFGGGGRRNPNAPRQGNDLQYTMTIDFEEAVFGKETEIRIPKEEECDTCLGSGAKPGTKPETCQICHGTGQQEQVQNTPFGRVVNRRVCMSCEGKGKVVKAKCPTCHGRGNVQTHKTIPIRIPEGVDNGMQVRVSGQGEPGVNGGPPGDLYIVIRVKEHPFFERNGQDIYCEMPVTFVQATLGDEIEVPTLTGRVKLKIPQGTETGTYFRIRGKGVPAVRGQAQGDQHVRVKIKTPKKLNDRQKELLKEFAEISGDQIPDEQSESFFDRMKKAFKGD
- the dnaK gene encoding molecular chaperone DnaK; its protein translation is MSKVIGIDLGTTNSCVAVMEGGEAVVIPNAEGSRTTPSVVAFKDGERQVGEVAKRQAITNPNTVISIKRHMGTNHKEDIEGKEYTPQEISAIILQKLKADAEAYLGEKVEKAVITVPAYFNDAQRQATKDAGRIAGLEVERIVNEPTAAALAYGLDKEDDQTILVYDLGGGTFDVSILELGDGFFEVKATSGDNKLGGDDFDQVIIDHLVDEFKKENGVDLSQDKMALQRLKDAAEKAKKDLSGVTSTQISLPFITADASGPKHLEVSLTRAKFEELSEDLVERTLEPTRRALKDAELTPTDIDKIVLVGGSTRIPAVQEEIKKLTGKDPHKGVNPDEVVALGAAIQAGVLSGDVKDVVLLDVTPLSLGIETQGGVFTKMIERNTTIPTSQSQVFSTAADNQTSVDIHVLQGEREMAAYNKTLGRFQLTDIPPAPRGVPQIEVSFDIDANGIVNVSAKDKGTGKEQNITITSSSGLSDEEIENMVKDAEANAEEDRKRKEEVDLRNEADHLIHTTEKTIKDLGEQVDQAEIDKANEAKDALKQAIEGTDVEEIKSKKEALEEIVQQLSVKLYEQAAQQAEAQGEAGQDQEGQKADDNVVDAEYEDVNDEEKK